The DNA window CTGCCCTTGGGTTGGTGCAGACCTGCCTCAGTCACCTGCACAGGGAGGACAACTGGCTCTTCCATTTGCTGGACTTTTGCACCGGCTCCTGTGCGTTTGATTCAAGCCTGTGCGTCCTCACGGCAGCAGCTCCCGGTGCCCCTGAAGGCTGTCTTCTGTCCTCAACAGCCCTGGAGACAACGCACACTGCTCACAGGGACCCAGGCATCGGCTGGCAGCTGGCAGGGTGTGGGCTTATCGTCAGGGGCAGGCCAGCCATCCTCCACAGGGCCTTCCACCTGCTAAATGTTTTCAAGGCACTTTTTTACAGCATCATCCCATTTGATCCTAGTTGCAACCCCGGGAAGCAGGCAGGAGAGCTGtgattcttctctcttcccagctGAGGACTCTGAGGCTTGAGCGATGAGTTGCCCAATGCTACAGAGTTAGTACAGGGCATAACAGGGACCAGAATCTTAGCGCCCCAGTTCCGGGCTCCTGGCTCAGCACCTCTCTGCTGACGCCCTCGGGGGTACCGTGACCTGGGGGCCTCACGGCCGTGGCCTGGATTTCAGCCCTTGATTCCATCTTCTGAGGTTTGTCGTGATGTCAGCTGGAGATGAGCTCCAGGGTTGTGGGCAGAAGATGTTAGGGTCACTCCCCTGAGTTTCCTGAGTTTGAAtcttgccttggtttcctcatgaTTTAAATTGGGAGGCTGCTACTTCCAATACTAATACTGGTGACGTTAACAACATAGCTGGTTTTGTGGGGGggggattattttcttatttatttatttagttatttttggccgCGACccatggcatgtgcgatcttagttgcccgaccagggactgaaccttcaccccctgcagtggaagtgcagagtcttaaccactggaccaccagcaaagtcccatAGCAGCTATTTTGAGAGTTTAAAAATGTGTCAGATACTCAGAGTGCAACATCTCAAAAACAGTTAcgaagtgtaatttttttttcccccaagtagaCTGAAAATTCATCAGGCTGGAAACAATTTCTTACATGTTCCTTATGTCTCTCTCAGGCCTTCTCTCAACATCAGCCATAGATCTGAGACTCACAGGCAGACCCCGTTATGGAGCATTTAATATCCTCTGCACCTCCCATGCCCCACCCCACTTCCAGAAGCTTCCCTCAAGCCTAATCCTTAGCCAAACTTGGAAACCGATGACCTCTCCTCTTTGGCCCTCTGCCTGGGCTTGTTCCCAGCCTCACGGCCTCTGCCCCACATCATTCTGACTTCTCTGTGCTCAGCTAGTGTCTAGTACTGCCTGCTGCTTTTGGAGGGCTCTGTACTGAGCCTCCATGGGGTAGATCTGGGCTATGAGTCACCCCATGAGGCACCATCACTTACTGGGCACAGATGCCTGGCGTTTCCACCCTCTCCAGGCTACATTTCTAGAAGACTCGACCCCCTGCCTGGGCTACCTGCCTGGGAACCATGAGGCCAAATGAGATGTGTGGGGAAATTCTGTGGTCGGCAAAGGGAAGAGGCCCCAAGACCTAAAGAGATGATGCTAGTAGAAAATGTCAGGTAATTAAACAGCATCTGGGGAGGACATCTTGCTGAATTGGCACTCATATCACACCTTTTATGGTCTCATTGTACCCTtgctacaaaacagaaactttaaCTACTCACTGGTACTCGTTAGAATTGCACATccccatgggggtgggggggtcacaCTTAAAACTGTTGTCAGTTCCTCAGGGTGTAGGTAGTGTGAATGAGTTTCAGGCCTTCGTCCAGGGCTAGTTTTTGAGAGGGGCTGCACCTGGGGTCACCACCAAGTGAGAAAAGGACCAGGAATAGCGATGAAGAAGCAAGAAGTAATTCCTTGCATCCCAGGATCTACTCGACATGGAAAGATAAACCATCTGCTTCTAAGTGGCTCACCCTAGGGAGGCACTAGACATGTGAACTTATTAAAGCAAGTGAGGAGATACATGCTCTGAGAGAGGCGAGTCGGAGCGGCTGAGAAGAAAGAACAGGTCATTTTGATTAGGGAGATTAGGAAAGTCTCCATAAAATAGTGACATCCGAGCCTGGCCTTGAAGCGTGAGTGACCTCGATAAgcagaggggggaggagaagatcCATCCGAATACTTGTTCTTGACACATGAAGGGTGCTGACTGCTGTATCACTGACTCCTGCACGGCTCCCTGGGTGGAGGGTCAAGCTGGATGCTTGAAAGACGTCTGGGCGtagatttaaaaatcacaaaagcaGAAGGCTTGGGAGGATGTGACCACCACCACAGACATTAAGAAGTATAagccaggcaaaggggaaaataaagagaGTCCAAGCACAGAGAGAAACGTGTTGGTACAGGTGGAAGCAAGCTGGGAGTTCAGGGCGCTCCTTACAGGCAGGAGGAGACGcaggaggaaggtggggaggggagaggggcgggggaggggcggtcAGAAGAAAGAGGCTGAACAAGGACCAGAGGAGGCTtctgtgaaatcatcaccaccCTTTAGATCAATCAAGGGAGGGTCCTTGGAGGTAGGGGCTGGATGTGAAGCCAGGTTTTGACTTGAATGATTTTCTCCATAGGTGCCCTGATGATCAGATCTGAGGATGCAGGATTCGTGGTGATAACAGGGGTGGTGAGCCGGAGATATCTCTGCATGGACTTCAGAGGCAACATTTTTGGATctgtgagtttctttttgtgcTGGGTAATTCTTTGCAAATAATTATCTCATTGCTCTGGCAAAATGTAGAATTTTATAGCTTAAAGATTCCACTTGCACATTACCTGGGTGATGTTTTCACTGAGTACTTTTTTCCATCTAAGTATCCAACGCTCAGGCTTATACAGCTGAGGTctgaacccaggccatctggctTTGGAGCATCTGGGCTCTCAGTCCCTAGTCCTACCTGCCCTTTGGTCCCCATTTTTTAACTAGCACAGCACCTTGTCTGCAGCCCAGGTCCTCAAGTCACATACGTTCGTGTCGGAAAGTCCATTAGAAAGAAAGGGTGAGAGGCCACTGGGGTCTCATGATCTTGTTACTAGACAtccttgaccttgggcaagtcccctATTTCTctcaacttcagtttcctcacctggaaaaagTCAAGTGGGATGGACCATGTGCCCTGTGGGGCTCCCCCAAATCAAGATCTGTAACGAACTCCCTCGGCCCCAGCTGTGATGGCTGGTCTTTTGGACTGGTGAGCAAGGGCTTTCCCAAACTACAGGACGCAGCATATCCCAAAGtacggcgggggcggggggggcctGGACAGAAGCAGGGCTGTGCATCTCAGAAGCTCCTCCCACCAGAAATTCCAAGAGAGCAATTACTTCCTGTTTTACTTACTGCTGTGTCCCAGCACCCACCATAGTATCTGGCCCAGAGTACATAAGTATCTGTTGAACAAATACagataaataagtacataaataccTGCTGACCGCATACAGGCATATGCAgagtcctcatctgtaagatacTTACTTCGTGGACTTCTGAGGATTAAAGGACATCCTACGTAAAGGCCCTAGCAGGCACTTAGCAAAACGCAGCACCAGTTAGTGGCAGAGTGAGGGCTCACGTAGGTCACCTGGTGATGAAGTTCATGTCCCTTAATTCCCAAACTCTGTTCTGCCTCCGAGGGGGAGTCTCCTTACTTATGTGCGGCCCTACAAACCCCAGCCCACCTTTGTCCAGGTGAGGAGACAGACCGAAGCCACCTCTGAGCCAAAAACaaaaggcagagagagggcaGGCCTCTCCGTCCAGCCCGGCCCCGGGCAGCCAAGTGCCGCCGGCGGGTCCCCAGGCGGCGCCGCGAGCTCCCCAAGCCTGTCCCCACCTGCCAGTCGTAACCGCAGTTTGGAAATGAGTGGAAATCACTTTTGCTCAGCAGGGCACGACGGGGTTAAAGGCAAGGCCCGAGGAGAGTGGGTGGGAGGATTGGGGTCCCGGGATGGAGCTGGTCCCATCCAGCCCTCCGAGGACTTCGGCCTCACCCGGTCGCCCCGTCCCGCTTTCAGCATCACTTCAGCCCCGAGAGCTGCAGGTTCCGGCAGCGGACGCTGGAGAACGGCTACGACGTGTACCACTCGCCGCAGCACCGCTTCCTCGTCAGCCTGGGTCGGGCCAAGCGGGCCTTCCTGCCGGGCACCAACCCGCCCCCGTACGCGCAGTTCCTGTCGCGCAGGAACGAGATCCCGCTGCTGCACTTCGCCACCGCGCGGCCCCGGCGCCACACGCGCAGCGCGCACGACGGCGGGGACCCGCTGAGCGTGCTCAAGCCGCGCGCCCGCGCCACGCCCGCGCCCGCCTCCTGCTCGCAAGAGCGGCCCAGCGCCGAGGACAGCGGCCCTGCGGCCAGCGACCCGCTGGGGGTGCTCCGCGGCCACCGGCTGGACGCGCGCGCCGGGCCGGGGGGCGCCGAGCGCTGCCGGCCTTTCCCCAGCTTCGCTTAGGGCGGCCCAACTCGGAAAGCCAAACCGTCTGGGGCGCGGGCAGGAGGTGGGGCGAACCGGCCCCCCCCTCCCTTAGCGGGAGGTCCCCAGGGATTGCCCTTGGAGGCTGGAGCGGTGGCGCCCCTCgccttcctcctcccacctggACGCGCTCCTTTGGGAGAGAAGGGgttccctcacccccagcccttcctcttccctctcctctcctctccatcaGTCTAACATTAAGAACAGGGGCTTAGCGAGTTGACCAGCCGGGAGGTGAAGCAGGGAGCCCAAGCCAGCGGCTTCTCCACCGCCACATGCTTTGTGCCATCTGCCTGGACCCTGTTGGCAGGGTTTGAGTTTGCAACCTTGACCTGGGCGATTAACAGCTCGACTGAGCAAAACCCATGAAAATCCTAACCTCAAGCCTTCATTCTTCCTTAAGCATCTCTGGAGAAGGGCCGTCAACAAGACTGGGGGTAGGCTGGTCAAAACTTAGCCAGAATGAGCACCCGGAGGACGGAGGCAGGGATCAAGCTAGAGACACGAGCTCCTTACAGGATGGCCCCTTGCCCTGCTCTGTCCCTCTGTGCAGCCAAAGCCCGGCCCAGAGTGACGATGCGCTTCCCACGTGGCCCCTGCGTCTTGGCCCTACCTTTGGCTTGAGTGAATTGGGCCTGAGGAGGAGTTTTGGTCTTGGCTCCTGAAAATCTACCCTGCTaggatttgtttttcaaaatggaaataaattcaaaCTCTCCCAAGAGGCCCTTAATTAAGCCTCTGCTTTCAGGTTGAGTGGTGATCCATTCTGGATGAATCAGACAAATGTAGCAAGGAGGGGCCTTGTGACAACGGGACTGCtctgggttgggtttttttgccaattgtgtctttttttttttttttttttgcggtacgcgggcctctcactgtcgcggcctctcccgttgcggagcacaggctccagacgcgcaggctcagcggccatggctcacgggcccagccgctccgcggcatgtgggaccttcccggaccagggcacgaacccgcgtcccctgcatcggcaggcggactctcaaccactgcaccaccagggaagccccaattttatCCTTTTGTTAAGTGGCATCGGGGATTCCAGGGAAAGAAGCCCAACCACCAGGGATCACAGTGTAGGAGTCAGGAAAAGCCAGCGCTGTCAGCTCTTCACCATGACCGCAACCCGCCCTGTAGCCGTGGCTAGAGGCTTAGCTAAAACACTCCTAGGCGGGCGTGTCTGGGTCTTACTCCACTTGGACGTTCTGGGGGCACCAAATGAAGACAGCTTTCAGTCCCAGGAGCCCCAGCGCTACCCTGAGGAAAACCAACCCTCGCTTACAGAACAGCTGAGCaccaggcagagggaggctgATACCTTAGTCATCCTCAGGGGCCCCATTTCCTACCTCTATTTAAATGGTCACCTGAAGAGAATATGCACGAGCAGCAGCTCCCTCCCAGTCACCTTCTCCCCCTGCTGCCATCACGCACCCGACCTTAGAAACGGATCCATTCTTTTACTTATGAGAGAAACATTGGCCGACTGCTCTCACCTATGGTTTCAGGCTGATCTTGAAGGATGAGTTCCTATTTCAAAACACTCAGACTGTGTATAATAACTATATAACAGTGCATGGCAactattttctttatagttttcattttccgTTCGAGATATTATAGTGTATAAAAGCTACTGGAAACCTAAACGGAGAGGACTTCGGCAGAAAACTGGTTCCTTGGGGTTTTCTCTTTGGCAGAGCTAAGAGGGCCTCACAATGTCTTACGTCACTTAGCACGtggcaatatttatttatttatttggaagatTTCTGCCTATCGCTCTATATTTatggatatttataaaaatgtaacaccatctttttcctttcttcttttaaaaaaataaaatttatctcagcttctcttagcttttcctttttgtattacTACACAAAAGTACATAGAACTATGAGACTAAAGGGAATTACAGGAGGAATTATGGGAGGGGAGCGCTGGGAAAATCTAGAGGGAGCAAAGTTGacaaatttcagaattttaaaatattcaaggtTTTCTCCATACACAAATGAACTCAGCAATTTTGCCTAATTCAGACAGAATTattgaaaacaaggaaaagattTTAATACTGGGTTTCTGATCACtctagcttgtgtttcctttaaagagaggaatttctttttatttgaaaaatacccACAGACACAGCCACCTCAAGATCCCAATAAGCTTCTAAAGAAAGATGACACATTCCAGGCTCTGGAAGAAATAAGGGGAAGCGGCCCACAGTCAAGAGAAAATTCAATCACTAGAAACCAACTGTTAGATGCCCCAGATCTTGGAATTAGCAGCAGGaactttaaagcagctattataaatatatttaagggtTTTAAAGGAAGGAATGGTAACAAGGAACAAAGAGATCAGGAAtctcaaaagaaataataaaaagaaccaaGTAGAAATCAAAAATTGAAAGATACAAtatcagaaataataaatttattaaatgagCTTAATAGATCGAAGATGAAAGAACAGTCATTGAAGATAATAAAGTTAACATGTAATCtaatctgaagaaagaaaaaatatgttaaaaaaataatgaccaGAGTCTCAGTGATCTGTGTGACAATATCAAACTGTCCAAAACGTGTACGTGGAGTTCCAAGAAAGGAGCGCAAAGAGTTGAGGAATAATATTTGAAGATACAATGGCTGAAATTTTCCCCCAATTGATGAAAAACTAATGTACTGATAAAAGAAGCTCAGCAaacctcaagaaaaataaaaacaaagaaagtcacAGTCAAACTGTGATTTGAGTATATCACAAACTTCTGAAAGCAAGGATGAAATCTTGAAAGctgctgaagaaaaatgaaactttagGGATACGTGAACAGCTGTGCACAGCTGATTTCTCACCATCAACAAGGGAAGCCATAAGGCGTTGAAAagcttgaaagaaaataaagctacATGCCCAGAATTACATATCCTGCAAGAACATCCTTCaaaagtggggggggggaaaTGAAGGTGAAGTAAAGACTGCGAGAACTTGTTGCCAGGCTGAAGGGAAATAACAccatataga is part of the Phocoena sinus isolate mPhoSin1 chromosome 10, mPhoSin1.pri, whole genome shotgun sequence genome and encodes:
- the FGF23 gene encoding fibroblast growth factor 23, producing the protein MLGARLGLWVCTLGCAVHAYPNTSPLLGSSWGGLTHLYTATARNSYHLQIHRDGHVDGSPQQTIYSALMIRSEDAGFVVITGVVSRRYLCMDFRGNIFGSHHFSPESCRFRQRTLENGYDVYHSPQHRFLVSLGRAKRAFLPGTNPPPYAQFLSRRNEIPLLHFATARPRRHTRSAHDGGDPLSVLKPRARATPAPASCSQERPSAEDSGPAASDPLGVLRGHRLDARAGPGGAERCRPFPSFA